The following coding sequences are from one Diadema setosum chromosome 9, eeDiaSeto1, whole genome shotgun sequence window:
- the LOC140232803 gene encoding sodium-coupled monocarboxylate transporter 1-like: MTGTRLFSVWDYLVFAAMLLASAAIGIYAALTGGRQRTANEFLLGDRKVNILPVALSMMVTLKSAISVIGTPGEVYVYNIMYAWFAVTTCISSFLAIRWILPIYMRLNLTSIYEYFEMRFNRAMRLSGSLVYSLQTLLYMGIVLYTPATALNAVTGTDLWTVVMSTGAVCIFYSTVGGIKAVLWADTLQALVIVSGLMAVIVKGTIDVGGVDEVIRRGVEGNRIYFTEAVGIAAISNIFLNYLCIVAGLVMYAYYKDCDPLTQGVVSNRDQGNRPGVDYIRENKPKVLFLLGADEGTITRADLPKDCFVVYQGHHGDAGATMADVVLLGHKMQGSFGVASW, translated from the exons ATGACAGGAACCAGGCTATTCTCTGTGTGGGACTACTTGGTGTTCGCTGCCATGCTCCTAGCTTCGGCAGCCATCGGTATCTACGCAGCCCTCACGGGGGGACGTCAGCGAACTGCCAACGAGTTTCTTCTCGGAGATCGTAAGGTGAATATCTTGCCTGTCGCACTCTCCATGATGGTGACCTTAAAATCTGCTATTTCAGTCATCGGAACTCCAGGAGAGGTCTACGTCTACAACATTATGTACGCCTGGTTTGCAGTTACCACGTGCATTAGTTCATTTCTCGCCATCAGATGGATCCTCCCAATCTATATGAGACTCAACTTGACAAGCATTTACGAG TACTTCGAAATGCGATTCAACCGAGCCATGAGACTGAGTGGTTCGCTGGTTTACTCCCTGCAAACA cttcTCTACATGGGTATCGTTCTCTACACCCCTGCCACAGCACTAAATGCAG TAACCGGCACTGACCTATGGACTGTCGTGATGTCTACTGGAGCAGTATGCATCTTCTACAGCACAGTG GGAGGCATCAAGGCAGTTTTATGGGCAGATACTTTGCAAGCCTTAGTGATCGTCAGTGGTTTAATGGCCGTCATCGTCAAAGGCACAATCGACGTCGGGGGCGTTGATGAGGTGATCAGGAGAGGTGTAGAAGGAAACAGAATCTATTTTACAGA GGCTGTAGGAATCGCTGCTATCTCTAATATATTCCTCAATTACCTCTGCATTGTTGCTGGTCTGGTGATGTACGCATATTACAAAGACTGTGACCCTTTGACCCAAGGTGTGGTTAGCAACAGAGATCAG ggtaacaggcCTGGTGTGGATTACATCCGCGAGAACAAGCCCAAGGTCCTGTTCCTGCTTGGAGCTGACGAGGGAACAATCACAAGGGCCGACCTTCCCAAGGACTGCTTTGTTGTCTACCAAGGTCACCATGGCGATGCGGGAGCCACCATGGCTGATGTGGTTCTTCTAG GCCACAAAATGCAGGGTAGCTTCGGGGTGGCCTCGTGGTAG
- the LOC140232802 gene encoding uncharacterized protein, with protein sequence MAAQVRYRRISQEDRERIIEAFEGNNLDYLELADTLGIKRSTARSIVATYLRTGRRNKLPRGGERNVKMDDEMRARLQHIVDNNPLATLEQMKRDLQAVFPQKPPVSVSTIARALDGMLITSKLAEDVPDARNSPRILDMRVEYAQWFMAEGVVAHCVFIDETGYNIWTRRSFGRAPRGIPARRVVHGQRGRNCNVTFAVSSEVGLVHHTIASETVTRDTFEAFLATIAHECDNVFPPNEDVYLISDNARPHVRAQLPDDASPRIHLKRLPPYSPFLNCVEMAHSAFKAAIKRDLARPELQQRLGDRGAAQEAGVNLQEWRINLIQQAARRNTDAITQEKAIRWFNHTQTYLPRCLARQEIDG encoded by the coding sequence atggcagcacaagtcagatacaggcgtatctctcaagaagacagggaaagaatcatagaagcatttgagggtaataaccttgactatctagaactggccgacacactcggaataaaaCGCTCAACGGCCAGATCAATTGTGGCCACCTATCTTAGGACAGGAAGACGCAATAAGTTGCCAAGGGGAGGCGAGCGAAACGTGAAGATGGATGACGAAATGAGAGCTCGTCTCCAACACATTGTGGACAATAACCCCTTAGCCACCCTTGAGCAAATGAAGAGAGATCTACAGGCAGTCTTTCCGCAGAAGCCCCCTGTATCTGTCTCCACTATTGCAAGAGCACTGGATGGAATGCTCATCACCTCTAAACTAGCTGAGGATGTTCCTGATGCTAGAAATTCGCCGAGAATCCTAGACATGCGCGTGGAGTATGCACAGTGGTTCATGGCCGAGGGTGTCGTTGCACACTGCGTTTTCATTGATGAGACCGGATACAACATCTGGACAAGACGATCTTTTGGGAGAGCCCCACGAGGGATCCCTGCACGTCGAGTAGTACATGGCCAACGCGGTCGGAACTGCAATGTCACTTTTGCAGTTTCTAGTGAGGTTGGGCTTGTTCACCACACCATTGCATCCGAAACCGTAACGAGGGACACATTCGAGGCTTTCCTGGCTACCATCGCCCATGAATGCGACAATGTTTTCCCTCCGAATGAGGATGTGTACCTGATCTCTGACAACGCACGTCCTCACGTCAGAGCTCAACTACCTGATGATGCGAGCCCGAGGATTCATTTGAAGCGTCTTCCTCCCTATTCTCCGTTTCTCAACTGCGTGGAGATGGCCCATTCTGCATTCAAGGCAGCCATCAAAAGAGATCTGGCCCGCCCGGAGTTGCAGCAGAGGCTAGGAGACAGAGGGGCAGCACAAGAAGCTGGGGTTAACCTCCAGGAGTGGAGAATCAACCTCATTCAGCAGGCAGCTCGGCGAAATACAGACGCCATAACACAAGAGAAGGCCATCCGGTGGTTTAACCACACTCAGACCTACCTCCCAAGATGCCTGGCCCGCCAagaaattgatggctag